Proteins encoded by one window of Leopardus geoffroyi isolate Oge1 chromosome X, O.geoffroyi_Oge1_pat1.0, whole genome shotgun sequence:
- the LOC123594263 gene encoding AP-4 complex subunit sigma-1-like: protein MIQFFLMVNKQGQTRLSKYYEHVEINKRTLLETEVIRSCLSRSNEQCSFIEFKDFKLIYRQYATLFIVVGVNDTENEMTIYEFIHNFVEVLDEYFSRVSELDIMFNLDKVHIILDEMVLNGCIVETNRARVLAPLLILDKMSES, encoded by the coding sequence ATGATACAATTTTTCCTCATGGTGAATAAACAAGGGCAGACCCGACTTTCTAAATACTATGAACATGTGGAGATTAATAAGCGTACACTTCTGGAAACGGAAGTCATAAGGAGCTGTCTCTCCCGATCCAATGAGCAATGCTCTTTCATTGAATTTAAGGATTTTAAGCTGATATATCGACAGTATGCAACTCTCTTCATTGTGGTTGGAGTTAATGACACTGAGAACGAGATGACAATTTATGAATTCATCCATAACTTTGTGGAAGTTTTAGATGAGTACTTCAGCCGCGTGAGTGAATTAGATATAATGTTTAATTTGGATAAAGTACACATTATTTTGGATGAGATGGTGTTGAATGGCTGCATTGTGGAAACGAATAGGGCAAGAGTTCTTGCCCCTCTACTCATTCTTGATAAAATGTCAGAAAGCTGA